A window of Aurantibacillus circumpalustris genomic DNA:
GTTACACCTATAAACTAGTTTAAGAAACACCCTTAAACTAGATTAAGACTAAACTACTTTTTAGCAATGTTGTTGCGTATTTTGCTCAGAAATTCTGGTGTTATGCCCAGATAAGAGGCTATTTGAGTATTTGGAAGTCGATTTGAAAGTTTGGGGTAACATTCTAAAAATGTTTGGTAACGTTCTTCCGCCGTAGAACTGATATTTTGTAATACCCTGTTTTCAAGTTCTATGAATTTGTTTTCGGTTATAACTCTAAAATTCCTGTCGAATTTTGGAAAATTAGTATAGAGATAAAGCAGGTTTGACTTTTCTATTTGTATAATTGTAGATGGTTCGATTGCTTCTATATAAAGTCGGCTTGGTTTCTCAGAATGCAAACTACCGATGTCAGAAATCCATTCGTTCTCAGCTGCAAATTGAAGATTGTGTTCTACCCCGCTTTTGTCAACCGCATACATTTTAAGTAATCCGCTGGCAACAAAAGTATAATGCTTGCACACATCGTTTTCTTGAAGAATAAATTGTTTTCGCTTGATATTTTTTTCTATTACACGATCACTTAACTCCTTTTTTTCTATATCGTCGAGAGGTAGATAATTATTGAAATGTAGTATGAGTTGGTCTTGTGTCATGCTGTCGTCTCAGTTTACCAGGAAATGTTTTCGCAATATATAAAATTCGAAACAAAATGCGATCTACTGCATAATCTTTCTATGTTTAAGGTGAATATAATAAAATGTGCCGAAACGCTAGCGAAAAACTTTCTGAATTTTATCGCGATCGCATATGAGTCCCATCAAGTTGCACTGAAGTCCAACACGCGCTTAAGTCTTTTTAACTCTCGCCTACCTCGAAACAAAAAGAGGCCGATCCATGCAGATCGGCCTCTTTTATGTTTTAAAACATTAACGTACTATGGTTGTGTAATGCTATTCATTTGAAGTGTAACAGCTGTTTATGCGTGCATATTAAAATATCTTTTCACAAAAGCTTTTTTTTCGTGATCCAACATTTTATCTGTTGATTCAATGTCAATTCTTTTATCCTTAAAATGTAAATCCTCATTTAAATAATTATGAAGTTCTGCTTTTGCATTTGTTGGACCGAATAGGAGCACGTGATCATATTTCAATATCTCATCCGCAATTTTCTTGTAAAATGCTTCCTGCATTTGCTGCTCTTTATTATGCATCAAATTTTCACTTTTATGCATTGCTTCTACTTTTGTATTATTGGTAAATTTTGAAGTTATTGAAGAACTACTATTTTCGGTATCCATATCTATGAGGTCGGCTGTTGAATGATCCATCCAAATACCTAAAGTTTTTATCGCATCCATATTTTGAGCTTGACTATTAAATTATTATATATTTTCACTCAATGTAAGAGCTTACTTTTTGGTTTTCTTTTTATCTGGAGCCTGTGTTAACGCTGAAGCTGCTACACTCTTAACTTCCTTTGAAGTTTTAGGATTTTTCAAGAGTTTAGAAGCTATTGCAGCTATCTTTTTAGATGTTTTTTCGTTTCTTGCCATGTCTGTGCTTTTTTACTAATGAAGTGAACTCTGTTCTGCTTCGTTAGTGATTCGTAAGTCGTTCAAATATTGTTTTTAATGAAGCATTTAGTTTACTAATAGCGCCTGATACAGCCAGTTCAATCGTATCTGCCTGGCAAGTAACAGCCATTGGTTTCTTACCTTCAAGTCGGGCTTCTAACAGACATCGAATAGTATCTATCCCGACTTTGTGCCCATTTTCGTCGGTAACATGAACTTCAATTCTTGTAATATGGTCACTATACCTTTTTAGACCCTCAGAAATTAAAACCGTAAAATAATCGGAGTTTCGTTCGTCTCCATTTATTGTTTTATCTGTATTGAATTGTATTTTCATAAATTGTCTTATTAAATTAAATTACCTGATTCATAGAGTATCTCTTAAAATAAATAACTTAGTTTTTACCAAGCAGATGTTTCTTCTCCCGATATTCTTGGTTTTCAATTTCGCCAGATGCCAGGCTGTTCTTTAATTTATCGAGTGGAGAATCTCTTTTAAGTCTCTGTCCCGGTATATTATATGGCGTGGCAAAAATCCAAAATAGTATAATTAACCAAATAAACCACCATATTAAATGCATTCCCCAAAAATGATAACCTTCGTGCATGTACATGTTTTTATAGTATTCGTTTTATTTTTTGCATAAAATTGTAAACAAAATTCGATTCATTTATTTTACGTTGTTTACATTTAAATTCTTGAACGCTTCACCTAATTCATCCATGTCGCGATCAAATTCTGTTTTAAAAGCTTCCCAACTCTCTTTCCCCTGAACAGTGTAGTCATCCATTCTCTTTCTTAAGTCACTGTTTTTTTGATTTAAGGCCTCAATTTTCTCGTCATAATCTGCTTTTGCTTCATCCTTTTGAAGCTTAACTCTTTCTTTAAAGTCTATGATAATTTGTTCGTTATAGGTAATGCGATTTGCAACTTCTTCTTTATAACTCGCATAATCTTTTCTGTATTCTTCATTCGCATCTTCAAGATTCTGATTTGCTTCCGTTACTTCTTCCTGTGCATTTTCCACCTTTTCAGATGAAGAAGTGCACGCGCCAAAAAATAAACTTGTTAGAACAACTGCGCTACCAAAAATTAAATTTGTTTTTTTCATTTTGTTTTTTTTAAATAGTTAAATGTTTTGGAACTATAAATTCATAATAATTTTCTGTAAGTCTTCTTTGGTCTTGCCCAATCTCAACTGAAGTCTACCAAGCAATTCGTCTTGTTTTCCCTCAATTAATAAAAGATCGCTATCTGTTAGAATAGCGAATTTTTGTTTCAACTTGCCTTTTATTTCATTCCAATTTCCTTTCACTCCGTTAATATTTATCATCTTAAAATAAGTGAATTGGTATA
This region includes:
- a CDS encoding Crp/Fnr family transcriptional regulator — encoded protein: MTQDQLILHFNNYLPLDDIEKKELSDRVIEKNIKRKQFILQENDVCKHYTFVASGLLKMYAVDKSGVEHNLQFAAENEWISDIGSLHSEKPSRLYIEAIEPSTIIQIEKSNLLYLYTNFPKFDRNFRVITENKFIELENRVLQNISSTAEERYQTFLECYPKLSNRLPNTQIASYLGITPEFLSKIRNNIAKK
- a CDS encoding HPF/RaiA family ribosome-associated protein, whose amino-acid sequence is MKIQFNTDKTINGDERNSDYFTVLISEGLKRYSDHITRIEVHVTDENGHKVGIDTIRCLLEARLEGKKPMAVTCQADTIELAVSGAISKLNASLKTIFERLTNH
- a CDS encoding SHOCT domain-containing protein — its product is MHEGYHFWGMHLIWWFIWLIILFWIFATPYNIPGQRLKRDSPLDKLKNSLASGEIENQEYREKKHLLGKN
- a CDS encoding CsbD family protein, which translates into the protein MININGVKGNWNEIKGKLKQKFAILTDSDLLLIEGKQDELLGRLQLRLGKTKEDLQKIIMNL